A DNA window from Phoenix dactylifera cultivar Barhee BC4 chromosome 13, palm_55x_up_171113_PBpolish2nd_filt_p, whole genome shotgun sequence contains the following coding sequences:
- the LOC103714368 gene encoding kinetochore protein SPC25 homolog isoform X2 → MQTTAEEPIHVRMAELRLACEREIRIQRERASLAASSFRQSLLSIRSMAEKTLENREKLGKLKDNLKELEADLEESLAVKTCKEAKHTASAESLSTTVARTDQLKKLLLDRRTRRDGYAAVISQQLLALESLEDKSNQDIIERQDMEEAIMWYNKVLGFRAEGGEGVKFIFNKINLKNLDEEYSFTIRLENDVYKLLHCDPYVEDINELIKELNKNNNLFELVRIMREKFQAAALNGFLPTTMTDYPDSSSVTVSSPPPVSDDSRSETLIKESDPHLQNKEGRHGLRKVNRGKSVAPSPQSISATRRSPRFMIL, encoded by the exons ATGCAGACGACGGCGGAGGAGCCGATACACGTCCGAATGGCGGAGCTACGGCTGGCCTGCGAGCGAGAGATCCGGATCCAACGGGAGAGAGCCAGCCTCGCGGCGAGCTCGTTCCGCCAGTCCCTCCTCTCGATCCGGTCCATGGCCGAAAAAACCCTAGAAAATCGAG AAAAACTTGGCAAGCTCAAAGATAACCTCAAAGAATTGGAGGCTGATTTGGAAGAATCATTAGCAG TGAAGACCTGCAAAGAGGCCAAGCATACAGCTAGTGCTGAATCCCTTTCAACTACAGTAGCTAGAACTGACCAACTTAAGAAGTTACTTCTAGATCGGAGAACAAGGAGGGATGGATATGCTGCAGTAATATCACAACAGTTACTGG CTTTGGAATCGCTAGAAGACAAGAGTAATCAAGacataatcgaaagacaagataTGGAGGAAGCTATTATGTGGTACAATAAAGTTCTTGGTTTCCGAGCTGAAGGAGGAGAAG GGGTCAAATTCATCTTCAACAAAATTAACTTGAAAAATCTGGATGAGGAGTACTCATTCACCATAAGGCTTGAAAATGATGTATACAAAT TGCTGCATTGTGATCCATATGTGGAAGATATCAATGAACTGATCAAGGAATTAAATAAAAACAATAATTTGTTCGAGTTAGTAAGAATTATGAGAGAAAAGTTTCAGGCTGCTGCATTGAATG GGTTCTTGCCTACAACCATGACTGACTATCCAGACTCATCTTCAGTTACAGTATCATCACCACCTCCAGTGTCAGATGACAGTAGAAGTGAAACTTTGATAAAGGAAAGTGATCCTCATCTTCAAAATAAAGAGGGTCGGCATGGTCTTCGGAAAGTCAACCGTGGCAAATCTGTAGCTCCATCGCCACAATCTATATCAGCTACGCGCCGTTCCCCCCGTTTTATG ATTTTGTAA
- the LOC103714368 gene encoding kinetochore protein SPC25 homolog isoform X1 — MQTTAEEPIHVRMAELRLACEREIRIQRERASLAASSFRQSLLSIRSMAEKTLENREKLGKLKDNLKELEADLEESLAVKTCKEAKHTASAESLSTTVARTDQLKKLLLDRRTRRDGYAAVISQQLLALESLEDKSNQDIIERQDMEEAIMWYNKVLGFRAEGGEGVKFIFNKINLKNLDEEYSFTIRLENDVYKLLHCDPYVEDINELIKELNKNNNLFELVRIMREKFQAAALNGFLPTTMTDYPDSSSVTVSSPPPVSDDSRSETLIKESDPHLQNKEGRHGLRKVNRGKSVAPSPQSISATRRSPRFMAKKFP, encoded by the exons ATGCAGACGACGGCGGAGGAGCCGATACACGTCCGAATGGCGGAGCTACGGCTGGCCTGCGAGCGAGAGATCCGGATCCAACGGGAGAGAGCCAGCCTCGCGGCGAGCTCGTTCCGCCAGTCCCTCCTCTCGATCCGGTCCATGGCCGAAAAAACCCTAGAAAATCGAG AAAAACTTGGCAAGCTCAAAGATAACCTCAAAGAATTGGAGGCTGATTTGGAAGAATCATTAGCAG TGAAGACCTGCAAAGAGGCCAAGCATACAGCTAGTGCTGAATCCCTTTCAACTACAGTAGCTAGAACTGACCAACTTAAGAAGTTACTTCTAGATCGGAGAACAAGGAGGGATGGATATGCTGCAGTAATATCACAACAGTTACTGG CTTTGGAATCGCTAGAAGACAAGAGTAATCAAGacataatcgaaagacaagataTGGAGGAAGCTATTATGTGGTACAATAAAGTTCTTGGTTTCCGAGCTGAAGGAGGAGAAG GGGTCAAATTCATCTTCAACAAAATTAACTTGAAAAATCTGGATGAGGAGTACTCATTCACCATAAGGCTTGAAAATGATGTATACAAAT TGCTGCATTGTGATCCATATGTGGAAGATATCAATGAACTGATCAAGGAATTAAATAAAAACAATAATTTGTTCGAGTTAGTAAGAATTATGAGAGAAAAGTTTCAGGCTGCTGCATTGAATG GGTTCTTGCCTACAACCATGACTGACTATCCAGACTCATCTTCAGTTACAGTATCATCACCACCTCCAGTGTCAGATGACAGTAGAAGTGAAACTTTGATAAAGGAAAGTGATCCTCATCTTCAAAATAAAGAGGGTCGGCATGGTCTTCGGAAAGTCAACCGTGGCAAATCTGTAGCTCCATCGCCACAATCTATATCAGCTACGCGCCGTTCCCCCCGTTTTATG GCCAAAAAGTTTCCTTGA
- the LOC103715893 gene encoding telomere repeat-binding protein 2-like isoform X1: protein MVLQKRLDYGSSGYQVPAMPHVPRSARGKRSVRKKVENNQMCAFDLLATVAGKLLSERESSLTPCDITGTSNPTTEKDTVKQEQLDNEKPFKTEAFDQGGCDDGTLGSEIILYRLDSYTSKEHSQTPNAAASSPASAFIKSDNKDVFAGESIIRGEFGHSLGTSTTAQKCGARRCSPGSVESCVCEGDGIKTPLQAERRITGNLIAWSSPDMYSLEDLMDLDAKPPALVSSDSSAEVPPCRDHVPYNSFVPKRRDGMKFSVDRDDDENSSGCTNSGTITTNACKAPCIGDRRIKKLLASKYWKAAPTMSTDGELSNTDVEMKPFFRSRRMSCTRQRTQRSSFKRRKLFERCSMSASDGGIFREGISNPPGKGGIKVEASDSPVTLHGAFAANGALSSATGQKSSCESGDYQVKLSIKSFKVPELFVEIPQNATVGSLKRTVLEAVTAILGRGLRVGVLLQGKKVRDDSKTLRQAGISHGEELDNLGFTLEPNPTQAPAPLTSPEDPHLLQPSDAIEPLSRIPPANPTADQGASDATPQPVLLTFIANCPESDHDSVHSPADVSYLDKTTANSRALVPVVPPMDVEALAVVPLRKPRHSEMVQRRIRRPFTVAEVEALVQAVEKLGTGRWRDVKLRAFENAKHRTYVDLKDKWKTLVHTARISPQQRRGEPVPQELLDRVLSAHAYWSQQQARLQVKPPPAETCLLL from the exons ATGGTGTTGCAGAAGAGGTTGGATTATGGATCTAGTGGCTACCAGGTTCCTGCGATGCCGCATGTTCCAAGATCAGCTAGG GGTAAGCGTTCTGTTAGAAAGAAGGTCGAGAACAATCAGATGTGTGCTTTTGATTTGCTCGCCACTGTAGCTGGAAAGTTGCTGTCGGAGAGAGAGAGTTCTTTGACTCCATGTGACATAACTGGAACATCTAACCCAACTACTGAAAAGGATACTGTTAAACAGGAGCAATTAGATAATGAGAAGCCATTCAAAACTGAAGCTTTTGATCAAGGAGGCTGTGATGATGGTACTTTGGGTTCTGAGATCATCCTTTACAGACTGGACAGCTATACCTCGAAGGAGCATTCACAAACTCCAAATGCAGCAGCTTCATCACCTGCATCTGCCTTTATAAAGTCTGATAACAAGGATGTTTTTGCTGGGGAGTCAATTATTAGGGGTGAATTCGGACATTCTCTTGGTACCAGTACCACCGCCCAAAAATGCGGCGCTCGGAGGTGCTCTCCTGGTTCTGTGGAATCGTGTGTGTGTGAAGGAGATGGAATTAAGACTCCACTCCAAGCTGAACGGCGAATTACTGGGAATCTCATAGCCTGGAGTTCTCCAGATATGTACAGTTTGGAGGATCTGATGGATTTGGATGCCAAACCTCCTGCTTTGGTTAGTTCAGACAGCAGTGCTGAAGTGCCTCCATGCAGAGATCATGTTCCGTATAATAGCTTTGTTCCCAAGCGTAGGGATGGAATGAAATTTTCTGTAGATAGAGATGATGACGAAAATTCTTCAGGGTGCACTAATTCTGGCACCATCACCACTAATGCCTGTAAGGCACCATGTATAGGAGACCGTAGGATAAAGAAGCTGTTGGCATCTAAGTACTGGAAAGCTGCTCCAACTATGTCGACGGATGGGGAGCTTTCCAACACTG ATGTAGAAATGAAGCCATTTTTCCGCAGCAGGAGAATGTCTTGCACACGTCAAAGAACTCAAAGGAGTTCATTCAAGAGGAGGAAGTTGTTCGAGCGCTGCTCGATGTCAGCATCTGATGGAGGGATCTTTCGTGAAGGTATATCTAACCCACCTGGAAAGGGTGGCATCAAAGTAGAAGCAAGTGATTCACCTGTAACTTTACATGGAG CTTTTGCAGCGAATGGTGCATTATCCTCAGCAACAGGTCAAAAATCATCATGTGAATCAGGAGATTACCAAG TGAAACTTAGCATCAAGTCCTTCAAGGTGCCAGAACTTTTTGTTGAGATTCCTCAAAATGCTACTGTTGGTTCCTTGAAG AGGACCGTTCTGGAGGCTGTGACTGCTATTCTTGGACGTGGACTCCGTGTTGGTGTTCTTCTCCAAGGGAAGAAGGTTAGAGATGACAGCAAAACCCTGCGCCAGGCTGGTATTTCTCACGGTGAAGAGCTGGACAATTTGGGCTTCACTTTGGAGCCAAATCCCACACAAGCTCCAGCACCCCTGACAAGCCCTGAGGATCCCCATCTTCTTCAGCCTAGTGATGCTATTGAACCATTATCAAG GATCCCACCTGCAAATCCCACAGCAGATCAAGGGGCATCTGATGCCACCCCACAGCCTGTTCTGCTGACCTTTATAGCAAACTGCCCCGAGAGTGATCATGATTCGGTTCACTCTCCGGCTGATGTGTCATATCTGGATAAAACAACGGCAAATTCCAGAGCTCTAGTTCCGGTGGTGCCGCCGATGGACGTGGAGGCGTTGGCCGTGGTTCCACTCCGTAAGCCAAGGCACTCTGAGATGGTCCAACGCCGCATCAGGAGACCCTTCACAGTTGCCGAAGTCGAAGCACTTGTCCAGGCTGTTGAAAAGCTCGGGACGGGAAG gTGGCGAGACGTTAAGCTTCGAGCCTTCGAAAATGCCAAGCACAGGACGTACGTTGATCTTAAG GACAAGTGGAAGACGCTGGTCCACACGGCCAGGATTTCCCCTCAGCAGAGGAGGGGAGAGCCGGTCCCCCAAGAATTGTTGGACCGGGTGCTCTCAGCCCACGCCTATTGGTCTCAGCAGCAAGCCAGGCTACAGGTCAAGCCACCTCCGGCAGAGACTTGCCTTCTACTCTAA
- the LOC103715893 gene encoding telomere repeat-binding protein 2-like isoform X2, translating into MVLQKRLDYGSSGYQVPAMPHVPRSARGKRSVRKKVENNQMCAFDLLATVAGKLLSERESSLTPCDITGTSNPTTEKDTVKQEQLDNEKPFKTEAFDQGGCDDGTLGSEIILYRLDSYTSKEHSQTPNAAASSPASAFIKSDNKDVFAGESIIRGEFGHSLGTSTTAQKCGARRCSPGSVESCVCEGDGIKTPLQAERRITGNLIAWSSPDMYSLEDLMDLDAKPPALVSSDSSAEVPPCRDHVPYNSFVPKRRDGMKFSVDRDDDENSSGCTNSGTITTNACKAPCIGDRRIKKLLASKYWKAAPTMSTDGELSNTDVEMKPFFRSRRMSCTRQRTQRSSFKRRKLFERCSMSASDGGIFREGISNPPGKGGIKVEASDSPVTLHGANGALSSATGQKSSCESGDYQVKLSIKSFKVPELFVEIPQNATVGSLKRTVLEAVTAILGRGLRVGVLLQGKKVRDDSKTLRQAGISHGEELDNLGFTLEPNPTQAPAPLTSPEDPHLLQPSDAIEPLSRIPPANPTADQGASDATPQPVLLTFIANCPESDHDSVHSPADVSYLDKTTANSRALVPVVPPMDVEALAVVPLRKPRHSEMVQRRIRRPFTVAEVEALVQAVEKLGTGRWRDVKLRAFENAKHRTYVDLKDKWKTLVHTARISPQQRRGEPVPQELLDRVLSAHAYWSQQQARLQVKPPPAETCLLL; encoded by the exons ATGGTGTTGCAGAAGAGGTTGGATTATGGATCTAGTGGCTACCAGGTTCCTGCGATGCCGCATGTTCCAAGATCAGCTAGG GGTAAGCGTTCTGTTAGAAAGAAGGTCGAGAACAATCAGATGTGTGCTTTTGATTTGCTCGCCACTGTAGCTGGAAAGTTGCTGTCGGAGAGAGAGAGTTCTTTGACTCCATGTGACATAACTGGAACATCTAACCCAACTACTGAAAAGGATACTGTTAAACAGGAGCAATTAGATAATGAGAAGCCATTCAAAACTGAAGCTTTTGATCAAGGAGGCTGTGATGATGGTACTTTGGGTTCTGAGATCATCCTTTACAGACTGGACAGCTATACCTCGAAGGAGCATTCACAAACTCCAAATGCAGCAGCTTCATCACCTGCATCTGCCTTTATAAAGTCTGATAACAAGGATGTTTTTGCTGGGGAGTCAATTATTAGGGGTGAATTCGGACATTCTCTTGGTACCAGTACCACCGCCCAAAAATGCGGCGCTCGGAGGTGCTCTCCTGGTTCTGTGGAATCGTGTGTGTGTGAAGGAGATGGAATTAAGACTCCACTCCAAGCTGAACGGCGAATTACTGGGAATCTCATAGCCTGGAGTTCTCCAGATATGTACAGTTTGGAGGATCTGATGGATTTGGATGCCAAACCTCCTGCTTTGGTTAGTTCAGACAGCAGTGCTGAAGTGCCTCCATGCAGAGATCATGTTCCGTATAATAGCTTTGTTCCCAAGCGTAGGGATGGAATGAAATTTTCTGTAGATAGAGATGATGACGAAAATTCTTCAGGGTGCACTAATTCTGGCACCATCACCACTAATGCCTGTAAGGCACCATGTATAGGAGACCGTAGGATAAAGAAGCTGTTGGCATCTAAGTACTGGAAAGCTGCTCCAACTATGTCGACGGATGGGGAGCTTTCCAACACTG ATGTAGAAATGAAGCCATTTTTCCGCAGCAGGAGAATGTCTTGCACACGTCAAAGAACTCAAAGGAGTTCATTCAAGAGGAGGAAGTTGTTCGAGCGCTGCTCGATGTCAGCATCTGATGGAGGGATCTTTCGTGAAGGTATATCTAACCCACCTGGAAAGGGTGGCATCAAAGTAGAAGCAAGTGATTCACCTGTAACTTTACATGGAG CGAATGGTGCATTATCCTCAGCAACAGGTCAAAAATCATCATGTGAATCAGGAGATTACCAAG TGAAACTTAGCATCAAGTCCTTCAAGGTGCCAGAACTTTTTGTTGAGATTCCTCAAAATGCTACTGTTGGTTCCTTGAAG AGGACCGTTCTGGAGGCTGTGACTGCTATTCTTGGACGTGGACTCCGTGTTGGTGTTCTTCTCCAAGGGAAGAAGGTTAGAGATGACAGCAAAACCCTGCGCCAGGCTGGTATTTCTCACGGTGAAGAGCTGGACAATTTGGGCTTCACTTTGGAGCCAAATCCCACACAAGCTCCAGCACCCCTGACAAGCCCTGAGGATCCCCATCTTCTTCAGCCTAGTGATGCTATTGAACCATTATCAAG GATCCCACCTGCAAATCCCACAGCAGATCAAGGGGCATCTGATGCCACCCCACAGCCTGTTCTGCTGACCTTTATAGCAAACTGCCCCGAGAGTGATCATGATTCGGTTCACTCTCCGGCTGATGTGTCATATCTGGATAAAACAACGGCAAATTCCAGAGCTCTAGTTCCGGTGGTGCCGCCGATGGACGTGGAGGCGTTGGCCGTGGTTCCACTCCGTAAGCCAAGGCACTCTGAGATGGTCCAACGCCGCATCAGGAGACCCTTCACAGTTGCCGAAGTCGAAGCACTTGTCCAGGCTGTTGAAAAGCTCGGGACGGGAAG gTGGCGAGACGTTAAGCTTCGAGCCTTCGAAAATGCCAAGCACAGGACGTACGTTGATCTTAAG GACAAGTGGAAGACGCTGGTCCACACGGCCAGGATTTCCCCTCAGCAGAGGAGGGGAGAGCCGGTCCCCCAAGAATTGTTGGACCGGGTGCTCTCAGCCCACGCCTATTGGTCTCAGCAGCAAGCCAGGCTACAGGTCAAGCCACCTCCGGCAGAGACTTGCCTTCTACTCTAA
- the LOC103715893 gene encoding telomere repeat-binding protein 1-like isoform X3, whose translation MVLQKRLDYGSSGYQVPAMPHVPRSARGKRSVRKKVENNQMCAFDLLATVAGKLLSERESSLTPCDITGTSNPTTEKDTVKQEQLDNEKPFKTEAFDQGGCDDGTLGSEIILYRLDSYTSKEHSQTPNAAASSPASAFIKSDNKDVFAGESIIRGEFGHSLGTSTTAQKCGARRCSPGSVESCVCEGDGIKTPLQAERRITGNLIAWSSPDMYSLEDLMDLDAKPPALVSSDSSAEVPPCRDHVPYNSFVPKRRDGMKFSVDRDDDENSSGCTNSGTITTNACKAPCIGDRRIKKLLASKYWKAAPTMSTDGELSNTDVEMKPFFRSRRMSCTRQRTQRSSFKRRKLFERCSMSASDGGIFREGISNPPGKGGIKVEASDSPVTLHGAFAANGALSSATGQKSSCESGDYQVKLSIKSFKVPELFVEIPQNATVGSLKRTVLEAVTAILGRGLRVGVLLQGKKVRDDSKTLRQAGISHGEELDNLGFTLEPNPTQAPAPLTSPEDPHLLQPSDAIEPLSRIPPANPTADQGASDATPQPVLLTFIANCPESDHDSVHSPADVSYLDKTTANSRALVPVVPPMDVEALAVVPLRKPRHSEMVQRRIRRPFTVAEVEALVQAVEKLGTGRWRDVKLRAFENAKHRTYVDLKAIQRSCGT comes from the exons ATGGTGTTGCAGAAGAGGTTGGATTATGGATCTAGTGGCTACCAGGTTCCTGCGATGCCGCATGTTCCAAGATCAGCTAGG GGTAAGCGTTCTGTTAGAAAGAAGGTCGAGAACAATCAGATGTGTGCTTTTGATTTGCTCGCCACTGTAGCTGGAAAGTTGCTGTCGGAGAGAGAGAGTTCTTTGACTCCATGTGACATAACTGGAACATCTAACCCAACTACTGAAAAGGATACTGTTAAACAGGAGCAATTAGATAATGAGAAGCCATTCAAAACTGAAGCTTTTGATCAAGGAGGCTGTGATGATGGTACTTTGGGTTCTGAGATCATCCTTTACAGACTGGACAGCTATACCTCGAAGGAGCATTCACAAACTCCAAATGCAGCAGCTTCATCACCTGCATCTGCCTTTATAAAGTCTGATAACAAGGATGTTTTTGCTGGGGAGTCAATTATTAGGGGTGAATTCGGACATTCTCTTGGTACCAGTACCACCGCCCAAAAATGCGGCGCTCGGAGGTGCTCTCCTGGTTCTGTGGAATCGTGTGTGTGTGAAGGAGATGGAATTAAGACTCCACTCCAAGCTGAACGGCGAATTACTGGGAATCTCATAGCCTGGAGTTCTCCAGATATGTACAGTTTGGAGGATCTGATGGATTTGGATGCCAAACCTCCTGCTTTGGTTAGTTCAGACAGCAGTGCTGAAGTGCCTCCATGCAGAGATCATGTTCCGTATAATAGCTTTGTTCCCAAGCGTAGGGATGGAATGAAATTTTCTGTAGATAGAGATGATGACGAAAATTCTTCAGGGTGCACTAATTCTGGCACCATCACCACTAATGCCTGTAAGGCACCATGTATAGGAGACCGTAGGATAAAGAAGCTGTTGGCATCTAAGTACTGGAAAGCTGCTCCAACTATGTCGACGGATGGGGAGCTTTCCAACACTG ATGTAGAAATGAAGCCATTTTTCCGCAGCAGGAGAATGTCTTGCACACGTCAAAGAACTCAAAGGAGTTCATTCAAGAGGAGGAAGTTGTTCGAGCGCTGCTCGATGTCAGCATCTGATGGAGGGATCTTTCGTGAAGGTATATCTAACCCACCTGGAAAGGGTGGCATCAAAGTAGAAGCAAGTGATTCACCTGTAACTTTACATGGAG CTTTTGCAGCGAATGGTGCATTATCCTCAGCAACAGGTCAAAAATCATCATGTGAATCAGGAGATTACCAAG TGAAACTTAGCATCAAGTCCTTCAAGGTGCCAGAACTTTTTGTTGAGATTCCTCAAAATGCTACTGTTGGTTCCTTGAAG AGGACCGTTCTGGAGGCTGTGACTGCTATTCTTGGACGTGGACTCCGTGTTGGTGTTCTTCTCCAAGGGAAGAAGGTTAGAGATGACAGCAAAACCCTGCGCCAGGCTGGTATTTCTCACGGTGAAGAGCTGGACAATTTGGGCTTCACTTTGGAGCCAAATCCCACACAAGCTCCAGCACCCCTGACAAGCCCTGAGGATCCCCATCTTCTTCAGCCTAGTGATGCTATTGAACCATTATCAAG GATCCCACCTGCAAATCCCACAGCAGATCAAGGGGCATCTGATGCCACCCCACAGCCTGTTCTGCTGACCTTTATAGCAAACTGCCCCGAGAGTGATCATGATTCGGTTCACTCTCCGGCTGATGTGTCATATCTGGATAAAACAACGGCAAATTCCAGAGCTCTAGTTCCGGTGGTGCCGCCGATGGACGTGGAGGCGTTGGCCGTGGTTCCACTCCGTAAGCCAAGGCACTCTGAGATGGTCCAACGCCGCATCAGGAGACCCTTCACAGTTGCCGAAGTCGAAGCACTTGTCCAGGCTGTTGAAAAGCTCGGGACGGGAAG gTGGCGAGACGTTAAGCTTCGAGCCTTCGAAAATGCCAAGCACAGGACGTACGTTGATCTTAAG GCTATTCAGAGAAGTTGCGGTACTTGA